In Lycium ferocissimum isolate CSIRO_LF1 chromosome 3, AGI_CSIRO_Lferr_CH_V1, whole genome shotgun sequence, the genomic window GTTGCCTTAGGTAAATCTCTCATCGAAATGACAGGAGAAAGTTAAAAGCGAGTTCAGAATTCAACTGTTGAGGTGTGGGTTAAAGAAAAGGAGTCAAATCTTTGAGGCCCATAAGCCTTGAGGTAATCTAAAAGGATGTCGGGTCAAAACGGATAATACCTTGCCAGTTGGACCTGAACTGTTTACACATGGTAATAGAGCCTGACGCTCTTTCGGTGGGGCAAATCTCAACACTGATCTTTTGAGTAGGGGTGATAGAGCTAGGGTGGATCGACAAGGACGGGTCATAGAGAAGGACCGATAAGTTTCTAGGCTCGCatgcccccgaagaagaggtgCACATGACACTTTACGCGAATCCACATCAGAATAAGATAGAAAAGCAAAGAGTTTTCTAAAGCATATCACAAGCAGAGGCGAATCCAAAATTAGTTTGATCCCACAACTTAAGGGATTAAACCCAACACTTAACTAGTGCTCCACTTGGTCTAGTTTGACCATGTGTTCtttcagttaatattagatatattttaaggttatatacataatatatcaaATTTAGTTCGGTGATCATGAGTTTACGTGATCCATTTTTTATACATGATTTGCCGCTGAACACAAGTGCACATGGCAGACACGTTATTAGGCTCGAGATTTGTTAAGCCAAAGCACGTTATTAAGCATAGTACAAGCTCAAACAAGAATTGTGACAATACTGAAAAAGAGTTTATCGTATTTTTCGCCAAACATATAAATGATCACATTTTGCGATCTGCACAAGACACGAGTAACACGTATTGATAATATGAGAGAAAATCATTTGAGATAGATTTGATTGATTATATTCAATGTCTTGTCGAATTCGTCTACAAGTGTGTAACCACGATTAATGATTATATTATAAATGAAGAAAGTAGACCTAAAATTAATTACATATAAGAAGTTATCTTAAAAGATGTACTCCCTGCGTCCCAACTTATTCGAGGGTTAATATATTTGGCGAgtcaactaattttttttactcaATTTCAAACATAAGGTCTTCAAAGTAGttatataaaatttacatatatgAAAATTACGTAAAAATACTATACGtctgcataattaataattcataaTATATGCAAAGAGTTGAAGAAAATCGTAATCAAATAAAAAGTTGCTCCACTCCCCAAATAAGTTAactgtcatataaattggaacggagggagtatgcaATTCATGCAGACCCACGTAACAAAGATTTGTATAGATTAATAAATTGAGATTAAATTTTAGTCAgtgttagtaaaaaaaaaaaaaaaaaagtataatacataaacagactCTCAAACTTGACTTTAACTAACAAACATACCCttcaactttgggtgtgcacaagtaggcaccttaACTTGTATAAAACTGAACAAGTGAACACAAATGATGACACGACACATAAATTTTAGATATATCCATATGATCATTTTATAAGTTGAAGTGTTCAACTGATAAATTGGTAACAAATTGAGGTACTCGTTGTGCACTCCCAAATTTAGAACGCATACTCACCGGGCCAAACTTGAGATCCTTTTTATGGATTATGCCATGAAAATACtactattaaaataaaataaggtactgtatagcaaaaaaaaaaaaaacaggctGACTGACCACCTCAGAGTCCCATGTTGCTCCGATTTGTGCGCTGCTTTTAATAGCCTTTTGCCCtttttctctctcattttactcatctttttttttttgacaaaaacaagaaaatgggGACAAGCCTTTTTGCTATTTATCAAGGGAAAAAAGGTTGAATTTTTACAATGCAGAAGGGATAAAAACCAATCATTTTTGCTAATTTTTCAAGAAGGGGTTTGTATGCAAGTATGATTAAAAGCTTTGTGTATCATTGGATTTAGCTGGTTTAGGCAtaacttttgtatatataaatatatatatatagatatattatatatacaaatgtcTGATTTGGTTGCTCGAACGGGTAGGCATCAACAGAGATATGAAGAAGGTTATCGACTCATTGCTGGgtactttctctttttcttttcatttctttatattaatttttttttttttttttttttttttggttttgggaaattttctgTTGAATATGTGTATTTTTGGTTTCTGAGTTTTCTATGCTGTTCAAGATTTTGTGCTTGGTGTAGTTGGGTGTTTGGTTTgttttggagaattgaaggaGGAGATGGAGAATGATATTCACaggcaatttattttcttttttcattagTTTTTTATATCTACATTGGTCTTTAATGAAGACATGACTCTAGATAGGAAGGtgtggaggtcgaggattaggcTAGAAGGGTAGTAGGTAGCTGAGTGTTCTCCTTACTAGTAGTGTTAGTAATCGCTTTTAGTTTCTTTTCTTCGATGTGTATTACTATTTGTTGCGCCATTTGCTTCCtatcttgatatgttgttgtcGTATTATTCTTGATATCATGTTTCaaaaccttttcttttcttttcttttcttttgagccgagggtctatggtaggggtaaggtttgtgTACGTCCTACCCTCCTCAGACACCACTTGTGagactacactgggtatgttgtttttGTAAGGGTTCTTAAGGAACATGATGGATTACAGTTCCTTCACTTAGTTCATTTGATTGCATTTGTTTAAAGGTTGGGTTTGTGTAATTTGATTTTAAGTAAAAGGGCAATTTTTCAGCTTTCTGTAGACTAAGTAAGTTTGGTATCTTCATAAAGTTGAAGTCTTTTGTAAATAATACTAGTATCCAAGAACTGTTAAGACATGTGGGAATAGGCTGGCATTGTTCTCTTCAAGTTGGTTATGCAAAAAGAAGTAAAATTTTGATGAGGTAAAAGCAGAAGAATGACTCTTGGAAAGTTGGAGTAGTAATCAGGCGACCCTGTCTATTTtcagtttatttttttatattgttgttttttCAGTTCCACGTTCTTTTTGACGAGCATACGATGAAATTCTGAGGCAGTCAGTCATCAAATACGCTTAAGACAAAGTAAAATTGGGGTTATTGGTTAGAAATAACCTCTGTATCcacacccaagggtgtggcctagtgatCAATGAAGTGGTACGAGAATCACGAGGTCTCAAGTTCATATCCTAGCCAAGacaaaacactaggtgatttcttcccatttgtCCAAGCCTTGGTGGACATAGTTACCCGGCACTGCTTGGTGGAAGTTAACAGGTACCCtatggaattagtcgaggtgtgtTGGTGGGAGGTAACAAGTACCCCTGGAAATAGTCGAGGTGTGCGCAAGCTGGTCTGGACGCCgtttacaattaaaaaaaaaaccttggtATCCTGCTATatcttgttataaattcttTGCTGATTCAAATCAGAAGGAAGCTATCCTTATCCTTCCCATCACACTTTATATCTCCAAGTTTCCATTCTTATTCTGTTTAACGTGTCCTTCAAGATGGAGTCATAACTTATAAGCCATgacataaaacataaataaagcaCAAAAAACTTGTGAATCTCTCTTTATCTTTATCACCATATCACAGCTGAGGAATTGAAAGAGAGGAGAGCTATGAGGGGAGAGCTACTTCACAGCGAGCAAAGAATTCATTTTTCCTATCACCATCAAAAACTAATACCATGACTTAACCGAACAGTCATGTGATGGGATTAATTTTCAGCTGAAAAAATGTGAGAAGGAAAAGGACTGATGGATTGATGATGATCAGTTTGAGGATTGCTTCCCTTTCTGAGTCAATGGGCAATGCACCTTGACTTCGGCTAAAGAGATTAGTTCTGGGCTGTTCAGGCTGTAACTTAGCATGGTGACAGTAAGTGGGGCTTTGATGTTCTATATTGCTAAGAATAGTATGTTATGCAATTGAATACTTGATTTAATCCTTGAAATTTTTTGGAGAAGCAATAGCACAAAGTAGAAAAATTCAGGAACACAAGAGAAATCCTTCAGTGGCTAGAAAGTATCGGGATATGAATAGTACTGTACGGATTTTTATGAGAAAAAGCCCCTTAGTCTTTTGGCCTTTAGAAAATGCAGTAAGCTCAAATATGAAATTTTAACTCTTGTAATTAAATACTAAGCATGTCTTTTAAAGTTGACTTTGTGGCTGTCATTTTCTCAATAATTTCAGGTAGTAGATCTGACTTTTGTCTTTAGGGCCTTTTTTTTTACAAGTACGCAGCATCTTTATATGGGTTTCAGTTCTGTGGTAGTCGTCACGTCTTTTGACAACTTTCATTTGTCAAAGATTTTTCACTTCTTTAAGATTTGAAAACAGTGAGCAACTAACTGCTTTTAACTTCCTAGGTTTGCATtttgaaatcagaataataTTGCCTTGAACCTGTATATTTTGAATTCTAACTAACTAGAGTTGTCCGCAGGTGTATTCCATTTAGATTCAGAGATATGGAACAAAATGGTGGTGATACATCTGAAAAGATAGTTGAAGTACTCATGATAAACTCAACGAGCGGGCCTGGTCTTCTGTTTCCGAAGGTGAGAATTGTTCTATTTGATTTCAAGCAATATGCTATGGTAGTTCAAATGCCAAATGTGTTTTATTGGGCCAGCATTAAGTTACCTAATATGACTTTACTTTCTGATGGATCTAGTAGTTAGGTCCTCTTTATCACTTGgtatttcaacttcataatttAAAAAGGGGCAGCCTGGTGCTCTAAGATCCCGCTATGCGCGGAGTCCGGGGAAAGACCTactgtacgcagccttaccctacatttctgcaagaggctgtttcaGCTTCATAATTAAGAGATTCGCTAACTTTGTTCCACCTTACTGTCAAATTGAACATTACCAAGTTTAACCACTAGATAAATAGCAAGTTTGGCATTTACAGTAGGCTCCCGGTCATCACAAGTGACTTGATAGACTTCTTGATTTTTACTCtctaattctttttttctttttgttctggTTTCTGCTTTTTTTGTTATTAGCAGCACTGTGATATTGGGGAATAAGGTTTTAGTTAATTCTTTTTGTTCATGTTTATTTTGCCTTAGAGCTGACAAGATGCCTATGGGTGCTTTTAATTGACACTTCTGTCTGTTTATATAGGGAGGGTGGGAAAATGATGAAACAGTTAAAGAGGCAGCTGTTCGTGAAGCCATAGAGGAGGCTGGAGTCCGTGGGGATTTAGTGGtgagattattttatcctgTCTTCGTTTATTCTGGTAGTATTTGGATACAGAAATAAGTTAATTGCCTTATGTATGTTAAATAGGCCACATAGGTAAAAACAACATTTTCTCTGCCTTCGAGCTTTGGATGTGCTAAAATGCTTTTGTTACTTTATTCATGTTTAGTTCCTCTGCACAGAATGTTTGATGGAGAGAATATTTGACTAGAAATTTTATGATACTTTCTCTTTCCCACTCCTTTTGAGCAATGTGATGTGGCTGAACTTCAAAATTTTTAGCCTTAATATGTATCCCCCTCCCAAACTTGTAACAAAATCCCTTTGACACCCCTCCTTCACAGGAAAACTTTTACACGTCAAACTTTTCCCAACTGTGTCTTGTGCACACCACTTTGGCTATGTGGAGCGTGCGTGCTTAACCATAAAAATAAGCGCATTAACCCTGTAAAAGTTTTGTCCAAATTCTTATTGAAGTGCCACATGTCAATTTCCAGTAATAtcatattaaaaaagaaatattttgtaGTAATAAGTTATACATGTTCTTTTAAATAAGTGTTGCTCCTCTATTCCAATGGATATGCCACTCTTTCCACTTTGGGACATCCGAAATGTTCTACACAAGTCAACTAATAgtctcatttttcactttaagcagTATTCAGCCCCTTGATTCACGAAATCTTAGTAATCTTTCTTTATGTTGTCCCTCTACAGTGCATTCCCCTTTTCTACCGAATTGTTTAGTCTCTTGCCCTGAATATCCGAGGGACTTCTGAAGAAGTTCATTCTTTTCCAGAGGCCGAAATctgggatttgaagtttatgagttcctctcaagttaatatacaataataactaGGTTTGCagtcaaatatttatagatattcaATAGATTTCTTAATCTGTGCAAAAGCTACTGGGTTACGTGAAGCCACATATTACCTTGTGGATCCGCCCGTTGTTGGGTGGGTGGGGTTATGTAACTGTTACATTATTTCATTGTCTTTTGTTATCCATGTATCCATCGGATTTATACCTCTTCTTTTTCAGCATTTTTTGGGTTATTACCCCTTTAAAAGCAAAACACTTCAAGACGAGTTCAGCCCAGAAGGTCTGTGTAAAGCTGCCATGTTCGCTTTGTTTGTGAAGGAAGAGCTCGACTGTTGGCCAGAACAGAGCCGCCGGAAAAGAAGTTGGCTGACAATTCCCGAGGCGATTGACTGTTGTCGACACCCATGGATGAGAAAGGCCCTTGAGGAAGGATTCTTGAAGTGGCATGAGGGTGGTATGGTAAGCACAATTAACGACAATGATAACTAGTTTTAATTTTCTCTTTGGTCCACCCTGACCAACACTGAAGGTTTTTAGAACTTTAAGGGGTAGAAACAACTGTGAAGCTGGTTCGTTTTAAAGGCGGTTTCTATAAATAATCTGACTAATGACGTATGCAATACTTTAATTGAATTCTTGATGTAGATGCTACATAGTTGGTTCCAtcaagtaatatttttttttatgatttattaTCTGATTCCTTGCTTTCCCAGAGACTGAAGGAGAATGAATCAAAAAGAAATGAAACAAGACAATTAtcctcctcatcatcatcattttccatTGCTGGCTACAATTTTAGTTATACAAGTAGTGGACTAACCAAATTATAGTCAAGATTAAGAGATGATGCTTTTTCTCTGTAAATGTGGTTTCATTATTTATTCTTCTCTTTTGGATGAAGTAATAAGTGTAGCACTTATCTAGACCTTGCGTAAATGCAAGTAGACCAAACCTGATCTGACCTTTCGTCTTGATTCATAATCAAGAAAGACAGGATCTAAAGGCACGCAATTCTTGATCCTTTCAGAATTCTACTTTTCACTTTGCCATCTAGAGATAGTTTCCCCTAAGTTAGGATACGGAGTTGGAAGTGAATGTCAGTACATATACCAGTTCATCTTCGTCAAAGGCCAAGATCTCcatgaattttgttattttgCGTCTCTTTGCTTCTAGGCAGTTTAAGTTTAAAACATTGTGGTACTTTCTTCCAACACAGATCTACAGATCAAAAGTTGTAGAATTTAGCAAGAAAGTTGAAACTAATCACTTTTGTtcttattttgtaaaaataagaaaatgtttGTTCTTTATCCCAGGTTACCTCTCTGGAGGAGCATACAGCTTCCATTATCCAAATAATGATTAAAACGAGTAATTAATAATATTAAGTACATTTCTCTAACAAACATAAGTAGACCATGAATCTGAGATTGTTGACAGTCAAAGGATGATGAAaaggatttttattttattgcattcaGAGAGAAGGGGAGTTTTACACtacacaacaatccaacaatgcccaaaataagaaattactctaatctatatattttttacaaatttaGCAAGTATGCAATGtataatcaatatataataattttgtGATCTTAGTGTCAACAAAAATGACCGTAAACCATTACGGTTAGAatagtaattttattttaattggcTCCCTAAAAGTATTAAGATCTCGAGAACATGATTTGTTTCTAAAGTAACAACAAAAGTTGCAGCgaacttcaatttttctttcttccttggCCAAAAAGAAACATTTGGTCAATTTTAGAAATTAGTCAATCTGTTTAGATTCTAGAAATTAAAATAGTACTAGTATATCTTTTGACTATTGGTCCGTTGTCTACATCTACGAAGCTTCTAACACCACTTGTGACAATCttatcatgttttttttttcacgtgGGAATGCACTAAAGGACTTTAAACATTTTTCAAATGATTTTAGGATTTGTcaaccaaccaaaaaaaaaaaaaaggagtttcGTAATTTACTTCTCGCATGAATGTTTTATGGagtacttttttctttttcttcaagaaTTCATGACATAGGAGAGCGGAACGAATATTAAATTTGATAGTTCAACcttccgattttattatggagTTTGCtatacttttaaaattattgattcatatataattttcattgaaattttaatgagtttatatgtatatatagaggtTCGGATGAATTGATTGCCTAATAATTGCATCTGTAATTGATAAAAGGCGACATTGAAAGTAAATAGTGAGTATTATTTCCGACTTAAGAAAAATGACGTATTCAAAACACAAAAATTCAATACATTTTTTCAGTGTAAATGTGACgattaatttataaatatttatggtTAATTTCTATAATTAACAATAATTTAATAGTACAAgaagttttcttatttttgaattttttttttgtactagaAGTTAGTCAAATGTATTTGGAAAGATATTTAGGGAAATATTAAGGGGAACAAAACTTATTTGACACCACAAGCAGTGATAATTCCATTTAATTTGATGCGGAAGACGTACTTAAAAGTGGGTAAGAAGGTAATTGACTTTAAATTTGAAGGatttgacttttaaattttttaacactaaacttatagtatttaaaattataaaatttagaTATAGAATCTGCTCAAATTTCAATGATTTTTCCGCATAAATTTGCTTCGTGTGTCAGAAATATTGAGTTAGATAAATCCTATGCTAAAGAATTGCATCCGTTATTGATCCTAATAAATTTTGTTATACTGctaataatttaattaagtaTCCTGCAAGGCTGCAACAAATGAAAATCACGAAGCAACAAGGTAATTGGCTAGTGATAAATATCGGTTTTCATGCTAATAATATAATTAACGTATCTCGGAGAAAGTTGCTTTTCtaattataataatattggACGAAAATAGTATAGtagtattaaaatatttaattactttGTGTTGGAAAATACAAACTGATATGTATCTAGTTGGGAAGCATCTACCTCCCTTGGCAGGTGGCGCTGGAATAGGAAATGGAGTAATATAGAACATTTGTCAATACTGAGTACTGACTAAGTAGCCCATATAGTTTAGATAATTATAAATGTTGAACTACATTTCTCCCTCTTTAACCTATTCAATTTATTACTCCCTGCTGATCCAAAAAAGTATCCATTTAGCCTCTcattttttgattaaaaaaagtgTTCATTTATTAAATCAAAAAACAATTAACCTTATTCTTTCAGATTTGctcctattaagtgttatgtgatcaaattttaatgcctatttaattaggggtagtttagcaatttacataaaaaaaaattgaactgagtagtttcttaagaggtgtgcaaatggctaagtggactctttttttaattCGGAGGCAGTAGCAAAAATAATGGTCAAGTTTACTTATGTACTATCCGAAATTAAGTAATTTTGTCCTCCGTTAAGGTTCGATCTAATATTACTCTTGTCGTTTTGGTCCTTGACCCATAATGAAGTTCCAAACTTGAGGATAGTTTGATACTATAATCAATTGTTAAAGAGTACATTTGgactttttttctcaaaaagttTGGACACACTAATCTATCGACTTCACGTTGAAGTTCTGTAAAAGACAAAGACAAATATGAGATAATTTGCTGATTGCAAGAATATTAATAAGTGAAAAAATGTAATGAATGGTAAAATTGCATAATTTTAGGGAATTATTTTTGCTAAGAGGTAACTAAATAGTGCAGTAATTAAAGCTTGTGTCGATTAGCTGATTGTAAGTATCtaataatttttagtatttaaattaattttctaaataagCAGATACATATTTGAAGAGAAGCGCTCGAACTGCTAATAATCAATTGATGTGTTTAGTTAAAAAATATTGATAAACTATTTTTTGTTATAATGACTAAAACATTCCTAAATTTTttactaaaattataaattataaagtattcttgttaaaaaaaatggaggaacGACAAATATAGAAAGAATATTTAGGatgaaatataaaatattttgtcAAACAAAAAATGCTTATAATCTTAGATATGCTTAAGAAAAATGTTTATAACCTTAGATATGCTAAAAATTGGGGTGTCAATGGTACGATTCGGgcggttattttataaaatttataccatattAATTTTTCGATTATTTGattttgtagaaccaaaattatACTTTTTGGAACCGTCCCATCATTTCGGTTTCTCTTCGGTATCGATACAGTTAGGTTaatttttgatttctttttaaagAACATCGTGTTGTAGTCACTAATAAAAGCTAAAGACACGACATCATGCATATACTTTTATAGGACTTTGGCAAAAACTCACTAAGACATTTTTACTATTTAAAGGGTgatgaatcaagaaaacatgaaggaCGACAAGAATAAAGATTGATCCACTATTTGACGGTAGTGCAAAACAATGTTaagaaaagacaaaaagtaTAATTTATATCGCACGAAGGGAGCAAAAATCAATCAGCAAGAGACTCAAGAACGGAATCTACTAAGATTAAGTATCCaataagataaatttaaaatcatacTAGACGAAAGATATCTAATACTTTTTAGCTTTCTATTCAAGATCGTTGGAATACCTTGTAGTAGCTTACAAGTTAGGTACTACTCGAGATGCTagaactaatttaatttcaataggAGTAGTATAATTGGTTTTAGAGTTGGAACTTtaggtgttaattatgttgtcaACCAATAGTTGTTTTCAACATCCCCAACACAAGGcgaaaatttgaatattttattatatttaaatttgtatatagaatatattttatacatataaacttattcggtattttttggtttatttttataaaattaaaaaccgaTCGAATTATTCGGTAtggttataaatttatataaaaatcatcggttttatttaaaaaaacctAAAAACTAATTCGGTACGGTACGATTCGATCGGTTAAGTtgattttttgaaaaccattgacACCACTACTAAAAACTGCTTATAAATCAATTTAACTAGCTTATAAGTTTAGACAGACACCATTTTTCTTAACTCCAGtccaaaataagtgaatttttaggCTAATTAGTTACATTAGTTAAAGAATTATTGATAATATTACTCTTTtgcttttttcaaatttttcttaaataaaaaggaatatCAAGCATTGGGAGTTGAAAACCCCATTAAAAAAAGAGTAActttaggaaaaaaattaattaatacctCTAAAATTTGTAAATTCTttcatattaaataaaaaaatactaatttttttttacttattttaaagCGGAGGGAGTATCTCTTTTCTAACAAGGCTTTCACATCTAGACAAGTAGGCTACGACGAGCTTTGGTCAACATAATCAAACTCTGACTATTTCGAGAAACATTTATTGACAATTATTAAGCCAAAACTATTATTACGTGTTTGACTATGACGCTTTAATCATTACTATTtcatttatggaattttcaacAAACTTCCTC contains:
- the LOC132049298 gene encoding nudix hydrolase 16, mitochondrial-like, which codes for MSDLVARTGRHQQRYEEGYRLIAGCIPFRFRDMEQNGGDTSEKIVEVLMINSTSGPGLLFPKGGWENDETVKEAAVREAIEEAGVRGDLVHFLGYYPFKSKTLQDEFSPEGLCKAAMFALFVKEELDCWPEQSRRKRSWLTIPEAIDCCRHPWMRKALEEGFLKWHEGGMRLKENESKRNETRQLSSSSSSFSIAGYNFSYTSSGLTKL